The Corvus cornix cornix isolate S_Up_H32 chromosome 15, ASM73873v5, whole genome shotgun sequence genome includes the window ATGAGCTGGACTCTGCCCTGCTTCTGAGTCACAGCTGCTTAGAATGGTTCCACCTGACACTGGTTTTGACCTCTATTTTGcctcagtgaaatatttttgaaggtgTGGTAGGAATTTGGGTTCAGAATCACGGGATTTAATTTCCCTGGTTCTGTGTTTACTCCAGGTTTGGGAATTGGtgcaataaatacattttttaaatttcactcACCAGAAGAGTAAGTGCTGAGTAGCTTTTACATTTATCTGAAGGTTTTTCCTGGTAAGACTGCAGGGCTcttcagctggacagggagTTCATTAGTGTTCCTGCAGAACTAAACTGTCACTagatttcatttctgtggtCTTACAACTAATCTCTGTTTAGAAATACTGTTCCCtgactttccttttccattcccTCTTAAAACCTCTTGGAAATGCCTGTCTGGTGTTGAGGTTGGTTCAGTTAGTTTTGTGTACATGATGTTTTACTGGGGAACTCCTTTTTTTAACCTGTGGTGCTGCTTGGTTTTTGTCCCTGCATTTTTTGTAAGGTCTACATGGCAAACAACGTGAATGTGATCACACGGATCAGAACAGAACATTTaacagaagaggagaagaggagataTAAAGGTATCTTCCCCATAGGAAAATTGGAGATAAATAGAACCCTTTGGCTCTCTGTCATCTCCTCTGAGTGACTGAAGAACTGGGTAGACAAACAAGGAAATTCTCTTCTTGCTGACTTTGCCCTGCTTTACTTTGACATGTTCTGTGTCTGAGGCAGCTCATTATTTCACTCTTAACCTACAGATGAACCTGGTTTTATCCCAGCTGTatttagaggaaagaaaagccctTCAAACCTGTTGAAAGTTTACTGACAGTTTGAAAATGCTGCacttttctgctctgaaatatGTTCATGCCCTTACTTCACTTTGGCCATGGATACAAGATTCACAGAAGCTTTGTTTGCTtggaatttttgtttggtttggtcCACTGATTTCTTCTGGTATTTGAATTAAAGGGTGACCAGCCAGTAACTTCATATGGAAATTCCCCTACCATGGGGCCACTGAGGCACTGGGACTCATAAAGGTGTCTGCtaatcaaaaaaccccactgacaATCTTTGCTCCATTCTGTATGTTGTTCCTGTTTTATACTGTCAGCTGCAGGTCCTGGGCTTGCCTGGTAAAGCTCACAGGAGATCTGAGCAGCTTCCCTTTGGGTTGGAAGCCTGGCCTGAGTGCCAGTTTTACTGCTAATTAATACTAatggctggttttgttttccctcctgttACCTGAAGCTGACAGGAGCCCTCTGGAATCATTCCTGGGGACAGTGGAGCATGAATGTGGTGCTCAGGTGAGTGTCTGATGTCAGCACAGCTCACTGGTGTGTGGAGTCACCTCTTGTTTCCTTAGTTTGGCAGCAGTTTCGATTATGAGGTTTTCATTTCCCCTGAggatgtttttgtttggttggaaATAGGTGAAAtttaagattccttccaaccccaaccattccatgattccacgtGGCTTTAGAAACTCCCTTGCTTCTAAACTGCTGAAGAACAGTGGATAATGGATTTGCTGGCTCTCTGTCAGGATGGCATTGCACATTGACAGGGTAGAGATTTTGGGTTCAAATAATCCATCAAAGGTTTGACTTTAGTAAAGGATTTGGAGCTTGGAAATGCTGTGGCTCGTGTGTACATTTCTGGTTGGTTTCCAGCTTTAAAGTATCTAagtatttttcctgtctctaaAAAGCTTGGAGATTTTTAACCTCAGTGAAACCAGTCTAGTAAAGGCTGGTATTTATGGCTGTGTGTCACTGTATCTGAAATGAGGAATGAGTTACTTCACAAAGGGTAACTTAAAAGTTTCTTGTAGTTGCCACTGTCTGTTCAGTActttttgggtggtttttttcctctcttgcctTCTAGAATACATCCAGGACAACAGAGTATGCTGCAACCAACAATCCCACTGCTATTTCTCTGGAGGAATACTTCAACCCAGAATTTGATCTGAAAGGCAGAGACATAGGAAGACCAAAGGAAGTCACCATTAGAACACAGAAGTGAGAAATACCCTTTAAACTATTTCTAGTTAGTCTCTTCCCAGTTTCTAATCCGTGGAAACCATTTTTACAAATATCcagtgtggttttttcccccagctttcACAATTAATCAGAAGAGGGATCTTGAAGTATTCAGCTacaatctatttttaattccagTGAGTGAAAGCAAACATTTGGGCTGGTGCTGTAACTTGTTAGTAACCTCCTGTCACTGCCCAACTgcctgttttgctttgcatctGTTCCTAAACTGTGAATTTAGGGAGTTTTTATCCTATTTTGTCTTAAAGATTTAAAGCAACCTTGTGGATGAGTGAAGAATTCCCTTTGTCTCTTATGGAACAAATCACTCCAATCATTGACCTGATGGCCAGAACCAGTGCTCATTTTGCCAGACTTAGGGATTTCATCACTCTGGAATTTCCGCCGGGATTTCCTGTCAAAATTGGTAATCTTTAGCAATTTTTATTGTAGCATCTtgtccattttttccctttggttttgCAATATATTATTTACAGAAACCACATTAGCCTTTTACTTGTCTCACTAAATGATACCTCAAACATTGTCTTGTGTATCTGGAGTCACAAAATCCAAATTCTGAATGAACAGTTcagaaataccattttaaaGACAGTGTCATTTCAGTGAGAATGAGCTGTTGTCGGCCTCTTTCCTCTTACCTTCAGTGCCTTAAATTTGGCAAGTCTTATTCTAAAATAAGAGATTTAGAGAGAGGTTGAGAATAACTAAAGCCACCTTCTTGGTGAGGTGAGTTACTCTGTGCTTTGTCATTATAGGAAGCTGTTGTGGAATATACCCCATAAACATGTAAGGGTTTGATGTAGGTGTGGAAGTGAGTAAGAGTTCTCATTTTGACAGAAATCTTGTCCTCTTACAGAAATTCCCCTGTTTCACGTGCTGAATGCCCgaattacttttgaaaatgtcaaCAGCTGCAGGACAGCTGAGAGAAGCTCTCCTGGTGGTGCACAGAGTGATGCAGGTAAGGGGTGGAAAGGTGCAGGGATCCCACCTTTTTACATCCCTGTCCGTGGAAtgcacagaggagagagaagctgaACTGCAGGGAGTGCAACAGGGGGAGCTGCAATTTGTTATCCTGCAAAAGCATTCATCAGAATCTTTTCGGTTACAACTTGTTACAAACAGGGCacagtgtatttttaacttcatttgGCTTCTGTAGGTGCTAATTTTGAGGTCGACCAGTCGGTGTTTGAGATCCCCAAATCCTACCACATCCAGGATGATGGCAGGAACATCCACGTGCAGGATGAGGATAATGAGATCATGCAGTTTGCCATCCAGCAGAGCTTGTTGGAATCTGGTGGAAATAAAGTAAGTGCTGGGATCTGTGCAGTGGCAGCTTGGGCAAGCATTGTGCAGCAAGAGCTGAAGGAAACCTGGGTAGGATCAGTTTTTCAAGacctcagaaaataaaaataatgtatttcaaagAAGAATTAAGGGTGGTTTAAAGGTTACTTTCAGTGAGTTACTCTGCAGACGTGGTAACTGCTGTGGGATTGTCTGTCTTTACCCATCTCTAGGAATTGGGGGTGCATTCCAACGGAGCAGTTGCATATTCCCAGGACTTCAATATACAGTATCAGAAGTAAGTACATTTTTTCACATCAAACCATGCAGTGATAGAGCCAAAATACCCCCAGCAGTAGCATGAAgcaattttgccttttttttttggcgtATGTGAGTAGCAGATGCACAAAACTCAAGGTCTCTTCTTGTGCTTCTTCCAACTTCTCCAAGAAACAAGAACTCTAAACTGGGCCTCCCTGGTTTGTGTAGTGTAGTTCTtcccagctgtggggctggtCTGTGCACACAACAGATTCTTTACTCAACAAACAAACCCAGTCCTTCAGTTCTGCTCTTAAAACTCTGAATTTGATCCCTCTCAGTTGAATGTTTAGTTATTAGAGGCTTCACACTTCAAggcagctcttctttctttttaaaatccttgtgTAATccttaaaaacacagatttaatgGACACTTAAAAATGAGCTCTGGTGTCTGTGGAGTCTTTCTGCAGTTAAATGCAAAGAAACCAAGAACTGAATCCTCTGGGTTCTTACGTAAATGGAAAATCCTTTAAACCAGGTGAGGATGCTTTTAAAGGCCCATTGAAAATATAACTGTTGGTATCTATGAAAGATTCAAAGGAATCAAGGTTTGACATTGAGAATTTTACAGATGTTAGAACAGCTGCTCTCCTATCCTCaaactgttttcttccccctgGGAGAGATTTTCAGGTGTGTGAGTCTAAAACAGTTGCCAGGAAGGATCATTGCAAGGAATATGAGACAGGCTCTGTCTCTTTTACTTCTCAAAGTTATTCTTTTCCATCAGGGCACTGCAGGAGAGCTTTCTGACAAGATCAGGGaactcccacagcagcagctccagtgaagTTTCCAGCTTTGAGAAGGACTTACAGCTTGCCATGGAATTGTCTGTgcgggagcaggaggagcaggagaagcagcgGCGGGAAAGGGAAGATGCAGAGCTTCAGCAAGTCTTACAGCTCTCTCTTGTGGAAAAATAGCTCCTAAGTGACCTCCTGAAGCAGGGATGACCAAATCTGCGTAAAACTGGAGGTTTTCGGAGCTGTCAGTCTGAAGACCACTCCTGGATTGCTTAAGGAAACATTTCACCTGCCTTCTAAGTTGGCATCAGCTGCAGaaacatgatttatttttgtttgggggAGTTCCAGATCACAGGACTCCACATTTGGCTCCCCAACCATGCAGTCTTAGCTttgaaggaaatgtttttatctAAACTTATTTATTGAAGAGCAGATGGAAATTTTGCTTTGCATCAGGATGTGGGATTGCAGTAAAGCTTGAAAGCCTGATTTATGGGGAGTTCAGGAGGGAAACTTCATTACTTACCAAAGAAATACTCATCTGCTTCATTATTTCTCAATAATTCAAAGCCATTGcctgtttttccagctgtttcatGGGAGAGCATCTCCCTGCCTATACACACACGGTAGTTCTTCATGCTGACAGATGTTTTCTGTTAGTTTTGTTTAGATGTGGTTCTCTCTCCTCTAGTTATTGAGATTTTTGGCTTAAGAGGGATGATTTTATACTTGAACAGCTCATCCAAGCTCCAGATTAAGCTAGTGCTTTctgaaaaaggacaaaacaagTAGCCAGTAAAATTTTAGATGCTGAAATGGGACCATCTGTCCAGtacagcagcagtttctgcagCGATTCCAAACCAGCTCGTTCCCATGGTCAGAGGGCAGCAAGAAATTAAGGGATAGATACAGGTGCTTCTTTGGGATCTCTTGGTGTGCACAGCTGAGTGTGGGTGCTAAATGCAACCAGCAAAAGAATTCAGGTGAGATTTTAATGTATCCTTATTGGAAGAGAAGTTTTAATTCTGCAAGGGAAACGTGTGTTGCTTCTTAAAACCCCAATGCTTGTCCTTCATGTGAATACATCTATTTTTTTacctgaatatttttattgattttaaacCAAGCCACTAGGCCTGCACTCATCAAACTGGTCTTGTAACGATTCCTAGGTCTGTTTTAACCAGCTTTCCTCAGGTTTTTGGCCATACAGGATCTTTGTAGCTCTTTTATCTGCACTTCTGTCGGTGTTTACAGTACTCACACTGTGACTCTCGAGTGCACTCCACAAGTACACGGTGAACAGCCACAGGAAAGCCTTACAGTTGTTAAATGTGAGCAATatccctctgctctggcaggcaggagcagaggaaccTTTGGTATAGCTGCTCTGAGCTTGCTCCTAACACTGCTCCTGTTCCTCAGGCTAAACAGGGCGGTTCTGGGTGACCAACTATTAATTAACCAATGTAAAATCACTATAAAACTGACTTGATCATAACCAAGGGGGCAGTTGGTGACTTGGAAccctattttaaaatgaataatcCATTGTTTTACATAGGAAATTGTTACAGTTCCTTCAGCCTACACTAGGACTGGCCCCTCCACACTGGTTTTGTTCCCTGGGACAGCTTGCATCCCTAAAAACATCCTCCTGGGTGCTACAGGAATGGGGACTGTCCTGCACAGGGGCAGTGGGCTGGGttggaatttctttctttgcaaagGGGATTACTGTGACTGTCACAGTTGGGAAAAGGGAATAGGCCTCGTGTTGAGCTCCTGACAGGGTGGGAGGTAGGAGATGGAGCTGTGGGCATTCCTCCAGTGGGAATAAAGAGTGCTGTTGCCTTTACAAACCCGTCTGCCTGGCATTGCCTGTCTTCTGCTAAGCATTTCAAAGGTTACAAGAGGGgtaaaaatagcatttttcaaGCTGGcttgttctggttttatatttaaactAAAGAACATTGAGCACTTTCAGTTGAAGTTTTGTTATGCTCCTGCTTCTTAGTCTGGGACTGTAAAATAAATTGGatttgcttttgggttttttgggttttttttgctttctttggtgTTTGTATCATTCCAGCTAAAACTGGAAGGCCCTGCTTCCCTCAGCCAAGTGCTGCTTCTCTTAAAGCCTGACTTTTAACCC containing:
- the ANKRD13A gene encoding ankyrin repeat domain-containing protein 13A isoform X2, encoding MAGERAKPRPGEGGVCAGMSSPGGASSAFPLHVLVWNNDYRRLDEELQDQDVDQRDPRGRTLLHLAVSLGYIESAKVLLQHKADVTKENAQGWTVLHEAVSTGDPEMVQLILQHRDYQQTSMTLGGVPELLQKINETPDFYVEMKWEFTSWVPLVSRVCPSDVCRIWKSRAKLRVDITLLGFENMSWERGRRTVIFKGEDTGGWAELIEINHDDKFVTTERFEISQHMKRLTLGSMTPKRKDVERRLTSPIISTCLDTKSIAFERTTSGFWVWRTEKSEGVNGYEAKVYMANNVNVITRIRTEHLTEEEKRRYKADRSPLESFLGTVEHECGAQNTSRTTEYAATNNPTAISLEEYFNPEFDLKGRDIGRPKEVTIRTQKFKATLWMSEEFPLSLMEQITPIIDLMARTSAHFARLRDFITLEFPPGFPVKIEIPLFHVLNARITFENVNSCRTAERSSPGGAQSDAGANFEVDQSVFEIPKSYHIQDDGRNIHVQDEDNEIMQFAIQQSLLESGGNKELGVHSNGAVAYSQDFNIQYQKALQESFLTRSGNSHSSSSSEVSSFEKDLQLAMELSVREQEEQEKQRREREDAELQQVLQLSLVEK
- the ANKRD13A gene encoding ankyrin repeat domain-containing protein 13A isoform X3 — its product is MCKDVDQRDPRGRTLLHLAVSLGYIESAKVLLQHKADVTKENAQGWTVLHEAVSTGDPEMVQLILQHRDYQQTSMTLGGVPELLQKINETPDFYVEMKWEFTSWVPLVSRVCPSDVCRIWKSRAKLRVDITLLGFENMSWERGRRTVIFKGEDTGGWAELIEINHDDKFVTTERFEISQHMKRLTLGSMTPKRKDVERRLTSPIISTCLDTKSIAFERTTSGFWVWRTEKSEGVNGYEAKVYMANNVNVITRIRTEHLTEEEKRRYKADRSPLESFLGTVEHECGAQNTSRTTEYAATNNPTAISLEEYFNPEFDLKGRDIGRPKEVTIRTQKFKATLWMSEEFPLSLMEQITPIIDLMARTSAHFARLRDFITLEFPPGFPVKIEIPLFHVLNARITFENVNSCRTAERSSPGGAQSDAGANFEVDQSVFEIPKSYHIQDDGRNIHVQDEDNEIMQFAIQQSLLESGGNKELGVHSNGAVAYSQDFNIQYQKALQESFLTRSGNSHSSSSSEVSSFEKDLQLAMELSVREQEEQEKQRREREDAELQQVLQLSLVEK